The following proteins are encoded in a genomic region of Phycisphaera sp.:
- a CDS encoding ThiF family adenylyltransferase yields MDMPVDRYHRQKLLPEIGDAGQVRLAGCSVLIVGCGALGCAQADLLVRAGVGHIRIVDRDVVEPTNLQRQTLYAEADVGNAKAIAAAARLRAINSTITIEPVTADVTSENAERLAEECDAILDGTDNFETRFLLNDVSVKLGVPYVYGGVIASRGMAATFVPGNGDHSTPCLRCVLPEPPPSGSVPTCDTAGVLGPSVAIVAAQQAADAMKVLLGRLDLLSGTMLDFDLFKSTRRRLRLVDLAGDRSACRCCGRGLFDYLDGSSGSEAVALCGRGAVQVTPSNQAVVALGGLAERLAAHGPCKRVGPLLKAETSQGNKRYGLTIFPDGRAIISGTEDPAEARSIYARLIGA; encoded by the coding sequence ATGGATATGCCGGTCGATCGCTACCACCGCCAGAAGCTGCTGCCAGAGATCGGTGACGCCGGGCAGGTGCGGTTGGCTGGTTGCTCGGTGCTCATCGTTGGATGCGGTGCGCTCGGGTGTGCGCAGGCTGATCTGCTCGTGCGAGCGGGCGTCGGGCACATTCGTATCGTCGATCGTGACGTGGTCGAGCCCACGAACCTGCAACGACAGACGTTGTACGCCGAGGCCGATGTTGGGAACGCCAAGGCCATCGCCGCCGCAGCGCGGCTGCGCGCGATCAATTCGACCATCACGATCGAACCGGTCACTGCTGACGTGACAAGCGAGAACGCCGAACGGCTGGCGGAGGAGTGCGATGCCATCCTCGACGGTACCGACAACTTCGAGACGAGGTTCCTGCTCAACGACGTGTCGGTGAAGCTGGGCGTGCCCTACGTCTACGGCGGGGTGATCGCCAGCCGAGGAATGGCGGCGACGTTCGTGCCGGGGAATGGCGATCACTCGACGCCTTGCTTGCGGTGCGTGCTGCCCGAGCCGCCGCCCTCGGGCAGCGTGCCGACGTGCGACACCGCGGGCGTACTCGGACCCTCGGTCGCGATCGTGGCCGCCCAGCAGGCCGCCGACGCGATGAAGGTGCTGCTGGGCAGGCTCGACCTGCTGAGCGGCACGATGCTCGATTTCGATCTGTTCAAGAGCACGCGTCGTCGGCTGCGGCTGGTAGACCTTGCGGGTGATCGCTCGGCGTGTCGGTGTTGCGGGCGTGGTCTGTTCGACTACCTGGATGGCTCGTCGGGCAGCGAAGCCGTGGCACTGTGCGGGCGAGGCGCGGTGCAGGTCACGCCCTCGAACCAAGCGGTCGTGGCGCTAGGTGGGCTTGCGGAGCGCCTCGCCGCCCACGGCCCATGCAAGCGCGTTGGCCCGTTGCTGAAGGCCGAAACGAGTCAGGGCAACAAGCGATACGGCCTGACGATCTTCCCCGACGGCCGCGCGATCATCTCGGGGACTGAAGACCCTGCCGAAGCGCGGTCGATCTACGCGCGGCTCATCGGGGCGTAG
- a CDS encoding UvrB/UvrC motif-containing protein has product MNRDISDILEDWPFDRTRPNIRLIQGDDGEPLLQVRLDLGLLQMYVDGRPDGRSPHGYRSLLEYYESLVDDTEMMAEEGEGSGEFELSPDDCKLLREEAAQYYHRYVALLVLNDFDGVIRDTGRNLRLIEFLQKHAREDSDQRSMIHYRPFIITVRTRALAGQMIRSNETKAAVAMIDEGLDGLQQAFAETGEPEAFEASAERRTLVGMREAIHPKLMPSQSAELESRLERALEAENYELAAILRDEIKSLRDRPPKA; this is encoded by the coding sequence ATGAACCGCGATATATCGGACATACTGGAAGACTGGCCCTTCGACCGCACTCGGCCGAACATCCGCCTGATCCAGGGGGACGACGGCGAGCCTTTGCTCCAGGTACGGCTGGACTTAGGGCTGCTACAGATGTACGTGGACGGCCGGCCCGACGGGCGATCGCCGCATGGTTATCGGAGTCTGCTCGAATACTACGAGAGCTTGGTCGACGACACCGAGATGATGGCCGAGGAGGGGGAGGGCTCGGGCGAGTTCGAGCTTTCGCCCGACGACTGCAAGCTGCTGCGTGAGGAGGCCGCCCAGTACTACCACCGCTACGTGGCTCTGCTTGTGCTCAACGACTTCGATGGGGTCATCCGCGACACGGGGCGGAACCTGCGGCTGATCGAGTTCCTCCAGAAGCACGCGCGTGAGGACAGCGATCAGCGGTCGATGATCCACTACCGGCCGTTCATTATCACCGTGCGCACCCGCGCTCTGGCCGGGCAGATGATCCGCTCGAACGAGACCAAGGCCGCCGTCGCGATGATCGACGAGGGGCTGGATGGGTTGCAGCAGGCGTTCGCCGAAACGGGGGAACCAGAGGCGTTCGAAGCGTCGGCCGAGCGGCGCACGCTCGTTGGCATGCGCGAGGCGATCCACCCCAAGCTCATGCCGAGCCAGTCGGCCGAGTTGGAGTCTCGCCTCGAGCGAGCGCTCGAAGCCGAAAACTACGAGCTCGCGGCTATCCTGCGCGACGAGATCAAGTCGTTGCGAGACCGGCCACCGAAGGCCTGA
- a CDS encoding CCA tRNA nucleotidyltransferase: MADWDQDHTTPLARQAAMAVVTHLRGQGHEACFAGGCVRDELLGLTPGDYDVATDATPDRLAALFRGARLVGAKFGVVQVRRLGVWTEVATFRSDGSYSDSRRPDTVTFSTPQSDAERRDFTINALFLDPLADRGDWTLRPNGQPVHGRVIDLVGGLADLKAGVLRAVGPPHRRLAEDHLRALRAVRFAARLGFEIEPDTAHAIAERAGQLVGISRERIGGEMRQMLGHPTRTKAASLTEMLGLDAPAFEQEPRGAGLGHPRLSHLPGDADFTAALAAWMLDRGHGLVGAEVPSLAAQVRAALCLSNEEHAAITHCLNRRLSILEEFVGLDKAGQKRLAASAGFELALGIVDAESPDLAREIASRVSALAAEPGGLAPDRWVSGSDLLDLGWQPSPVFARILEDLYNLQLGGEVADRAALLEHLARLSVEQEGSARTDGADPNENRIGPG; this comes from the coding sequence ATGGCCGACTGGGATCAAGATCACACCACTCCGTTGGCGCGCCAGGCCGCAATGGCGGTCGTGACCCATTTGCGCGGGCAGGGGCACGAGGCGTGCTTCGCCGGCGGCTGTGTGCGTGACGAGTTGCTGGGCCTCACACCGGGCGACTACGACGTGGCCACGGATGCCACGCCCGATCGGTTGGCGGCCCTGTTCCGCGGCGCTCGGCTTGTCGGTGCGAAGTTTGGCGTGGTGCAGGTGCGCAGGCTGGGCGTGTGGACCGAGGTTGCGACCTTCCGCAGCGATGGCTCGTACTCGGACAGCCGTCGGCCCGACACGGTCACGTTCAGCACGCCGCAGTCGGACGCCGAACGACGCGATTTTACGATCAACGCGTTGTTCCTTGATCCACTCGCCGACCGCGGCGACTGGACGCTCCGGCCCAACGGACAACCCGTTCACGGGCGCGTGATCGATCTTGTGGGCGGGCTGGCGGACTTGAAGGCAGGTGTGCTCCGCGCGGTCGGCCCCCCCCACCGCCGTCTTGCGGAAGACCACCTTCGGGCATTGCGAGCCGTGCGATTCGCCGCGCGATTGGGATTTGAGATCGAGCCGGACACCGCGCACGCGATCGCGGAACGAGCCGGACAACTCGTGGGCATCAGCCGCGAACGCATCGGCGGCGAGATGCGGCAGATGCTGGGCCACCCGACCCGGACGAAGGCAGCGAGTCTTACCGAGATGCTGGGGCTCGATGCGCCAGCATTCGAGCAGGAGCCTCGCGGAGCCGGCCTGGGGCATCCCCGCTTGTCGCATCTGCCCGGCGACGCCGATTTCACTGCTGCGTTAGCTGCCTGGATGCTGGATCGTGGTCATGGGCTGGTGGGTGCGGAAGTCCCCTCCTTGGCTGCGCAAGTGCGGGCGGCGTTGTGCTTGAGCAACGAAGAACATGCGGCGATCACTCACTGCCTGAACCGCAGGCTGTCCATCCTCGAAGAGTTTGTCGGATTGGACAAAGCCGGGCAGAAACGGCTCGCGGCCTCGGCGGGATTCGAGCTCGCTCTTGGGATCGTGGACGCCGAATCTCCGGATCTTGCCCGGGAGATCGCCAGCCGGGTTTCCGCCTTGGCAGCCGAACCGGGCGGGCTCGCTCCGGACCGATGGGTGTCGGGGAGCGACCTGCTGGACCTGGGATGGCAGCCAAGTCCGGTTTTTGCTCGGATATTGGAAGACCTCTACAATCTCCAATTGGGGGGAGAGGTGGCCGATCGCGCGGCATTGCTGGAACATCTGGCTAGGCTGAGCGTCGAACAAGAAGGATCGGCCCGCACCGATGGTGCCGACCCAAACGAGAACCGGATCGGCCCCGGCTGA
- a CDS encoding sigma-70 family RNA polymerase sigma factor has translation MSAMAGNQSLGSGVRSELQLYLDEIKRTPLLTAEEERELGYRIQRQSCPEARERMIRANLRLVVAIAKNFANRGLVLSDLIEEGNIGLMRAVEGFDPDQGARFSTYASWWIKQAIKRALINASRPIHVPAYMVELISRMRQVSRDLEGETGFAPSIEQVADAMELPVKKVRAIRRAIRATRAQTQSVTGDENTPGLSDVVADDRYGPPAETPLQADEMATLRRLMETIDDREAAILNARFGLDGRDPLTLKQVAERVGLSRERVRQIVDEAITRLNSQLTDERPSRFFRENRTRTGEAVSPERARARAMAAAARSRSAG, from the coding sequence ATGAGTGCAATGGCCGGTAATCAGAGTTTGGGTTCGGGGGTCCGCTCCGAGCTCCAACTGTACTTAGACGAAATCAAACGAACGCCGCTGCTCACGGCTGAGGAGGAGCGCGAGCTGGGTTATCGGATCCAGCGCCAGAGCTGCCCCGAGGCACGCGAGCGCATGATCCGGGCCAACCTTCGGCTGGTCGTGGCGATCGCCAAGAACTTTGCCAACCGCGGCCTGGTCCTCTCGGACCTGATCGAGGAGGGCAACATCGGGCTGATGCGCGCTGTCGAGGGTTTCGACCCAGACCAGGGCGCCCGCTTCAGCACGTACGCCTCGTGGTGGATCAAGCAGGCCATCAAGCGTGCCCTGATCAACGCCTCGCGGCCGATCCACGTTCCGGCCTACATGGTCGAGCTGATCTCCCGCATGCGTCAGGTCTCCCGTGATCTCGAGGGCGAGACGGGCTTTGCCCCCTCCATCGAGCAGGTCGCCGACGCCATGGAATTGCCCGTCAAGAAGGTCCGCGCCATCCGCCGCGCCATCCGGGCCACCCGCGCCCAGACCCAATCGGTCACCGGCGACGAGAACACGCCCGGCCTTTCGGACGTGGTCGCCGACGATCGCTACGGCCCGCCGGCCGAGACGCCGCTCCAGGCCGACGAGATGGCCACGCTCCGCCGTCTGATGGAGACCATCGACGATCGGGAGGCGGCCATCCTGAACGCCCGCTTCGGCCTCGACGGCCGCGACCCGCTGACCCTGAAGCAGGTCGCCGAGCGTGTTGGTCTCAGCCGCGAGCGTGTGCGTCAGATCGTCGACGAGGCGATCACGCGGCTGAACTCGCAGCTCACCGACGAGCGGCCAAGCAGGTTCTTCCGCGAGAACCGCACCCGCACCGGCGAGGCCGTAAGCCCCGAGCGTGCCCGTGCCCGCGCGATGGCCGCCGCCGCTCGCTCCCGCAGCGCCGGCTGA
- a CDS encoding rhomboid family intramembrane serine protease, with product MLIPLGTDRPLRRTPVVTYALLALNVVAYMVQSALTKDPLSPVAAIVWNAVLVPGVSGWWTWVTYAFLHGSPLHLLGNMVFLWVFAQAVEDRFGRIGFSAFYLVGAVATGGAHALFSEHAVVGASGAVACCTGAYLVMFPRANVRVLLLLFVGVTLWPAWVFIALAISWDVLTWARGGMGVAVWAHFGGYAYGFAIAFTLLAFRVVPREPYDLFMVINQKRRRNQIRSAVRSAGLDQPMAAKPPRREKPPSPADAAAELRRGIENALKDRRPGSAATMYRRLIENHENAESRLSRDVQLDLANTLYQRKQHELAARAYEGFLKAEGDDDEAPMVRVLLARVLADHLDDAGRAKDLLRQALLELRDPQLRELAQADLDAL from the coding sequence GTGCTGATCCCCCTGGGCACCGACCGACCGCTCCGCCGAACCCCGGTGGTGACCTATGCGCTGCTGGCGCTGAACGTCGTGGCATATATGGTCCAATCCGCCCTGACGAAGGACCCACTCAGCCCGGTCGCGGCGATCGTCTGGAACGCGGTCCTCGTCCCCGGGGTCAGCGGCTGGTGGACCTGGGTGACATACGCCTTCCTCCACGGCAGCCCCCTGCACCTGCTGGGCAACATGGTCTTCCTCTGGGTCTTTGCCCAGGCCGTCGAGGACCGCTTCGGCCGCATCGGCTTCTCAGCGTTCTACCTGGTCGGGGCGGTGGCTACCGGTGGAGCGCACGCGCTCTTCAGCGAGCACGCCGTCGTGGGCGCGTCCGGCGCCGTCGCGTGCTGCACGGGGGCGTACCTGGTGATGTTCCCGCGGGCCAACGTCAGGGTGCTGTTGCTGCTGTTCGTGGGCGTGACACTGTGGCCGGCGTGGGTGTTCATCGCGCTGGCCATCAGTTGGGACGTCCTCACCTGGGCCCGCGGCGGTATGGGCGTTGCCGTGTGGGCTCACTTCGGCGGATACGCCTACGGCTTCGCGATCGCGTTCACCCTGCTTGCCTTCCGGGTGGTGCCGCGCGAGCCGTACGACCTGTTCATGGTCATCAACCAGAAGCGGCGGCGCAACCAGATCCGCAGCGCGGTCCGCAGCGCCGGGCTCGACCAACCCATGGCCGCCAAGCCCCCGCGCCGAGAGAAGCCTCCATCCCCCGCCGACGCCGCCGCCGAGCTGCGCCGTGGCATCGAGAACGCGCTGAAGGACCGCCGCCCCGGCTCGGCCGCCACCATGTACCGCCGCCTGATCGAGAACCACGAGAATGCCGAGTCGAGGCTTTCCCGTGACGTGCAACTCGACCTGGCCAACACGCTGTACCAACGCAAGCAGCACGAGCTGGCCGCCCGGGCGTACGAGGGCTTCCTGAAGGCCGAGGGCGACGACGACGAGGCCCCCATGGTCCGCGTGCTGCTAGCCCGAGTGCTGGCCGATCACCTGGACGACGCGGGCCGCGCCAAGGATCTGCTGCGCCAGGCGTTGCTCGAACTGCGCGATCCCCAGCTGCGCGAGCTGGCCCAAGCCGACCTGGACGCGCTCTAG
- a CDS encoding citrate synthase (catalyzes the formation of citrate from acetyl-CoA and oxaloacetate), translating into MPEFSKGLEGVVAAETEMSFIDGQQGVLEYVGIAIGDLASSSTFEETVYLLWNKKLPTQAELDAFTKGLRANYDPPEGVLEMVKGMPKDAQPMHVLRTLVSALALFDANPNANDVPSAREKSLRILAATPAIVAAFDRHRRGEAFVPADKSLGFSENFMYMLNGEKPTAAMARAFDICMITHADHGLNNSTFTARVVISTLSDLYSAMSAAIGSLRGPLHGGANEGVMVMLNELKSTDEAETYVTNKLKNKDKIMGFGHRVYKSKDPRASELQTLAKQLAEDTGNMDLYEKSHAIEVVMEREVASKGIYPNVDFYSATTYHCIGLKLDLFTPMFALSRLAGWAGHVIEQLEDNRLYRPTTNYVGPHKVAYTPIEKR; encoded by the coding sequence ATGCCCGAGTTCAGCAAAGGCCTGGAAGGCGTTGTCGCCGCCGAGACCGAAATGTCCTTCATCGACGGGCAGCAGGGGGTGTTGGAGTACGTCGGCATCGCTATCGGCGACCTGGCCAGTTCCTCGACCTTCGAGGAGACGGTCTATCTGCTTTGGAACAAGAAGCTGCCCACCCAGGCCGAGCTCGACGCCTTCACCAAGGGCCTTCGGGCCAACTACGACCCGCCCGAGGGCGTGCTGGAGATGGTCAAGGGCATGCCCAAGGACGCCCAGCCGATGCACGTGCTGCGGACGCTGGTGAGCGCCCTGGCGCTCTTCGACGCCAATCCGAACGCCAACGACGTGCCCAGCGCTCGGGAGAAGTCGCTGCGGATCCTGGCCGCCACGCCCGCGATCGTCGCCGCGTTCGACCGCCACCGCCGCGGCGAGGCGTTCGTGCCCGCGGATAAGTCCCTGGGCTTCAGCGAGAACTTCATGTACATGCTCAATGGCGAGAAGCCCACCGCCGCGATGGCGAGGGCCTTCGACATCTGCATGATCACCCACGCCGACCACGGGCTCAACAACTCGACCTTCACCGCCCGCGTGGTCATCTCGACGCTGAGCGACCTGTACAGCGCGATGTCGGCGGCCATCGGTAGCCTCCGCGGCCCGCTGCACGGCGGCGCCAACGAGGGCGTGATGGTCATGCTCAACGAGCTGAAGTCCACTGATGAGGCCGAGACCTACGTCACGAACAAGCTCAAGAACAAAGACAAGATCATGGGCTTCGGCCATCGCGTCTACAAGTCCAAGGACCCCCGCGCCAGCGAGCTCCAGACCCTGGCCAAGCAACTGGCCGAAGACACGGGCAACATGGACCTGTACGAGAAGAGCCACGCCATCGAGGTGGTCATGGAGCGTGAGGTCGCCAGCAAGGGCATCTACCCCAACGTCGATTTCTACAGCGCCACCACGTACCACTGCATCGGCCTCAAGCTCGACCTGTTCACCCCCATGTTCGCCCTCAGCCGCCTGGCGGGCTGGGCCGGCCACGTCATCGAGCAGCTCGAGGACAACCGTCTGTACCGGCCGACGACGAACTACGTCGGGCCGCACAAGGTGGCATACACGCCGATCGAGAAGCGGTAA
- a CDS encoding M3 family oligoendopeptidase: MTTAATPTGLVPEDIDATNWDNLRPLFDELADREVAGKAELEQWLVDRSELEAACSEAQANLYIAMTCDTASDEKRKAYTNFLENVAPKLKPAGFQLDQRQVELAEKFGLGGERYEVLARDVKADVELFRDENVPIQTEVDKVEQTYTETVGAMTVEFDGEEKTLPQMGVYLQETDRDVREKAWRGIADRRLQDATKINGIYDRLIELRHQMAQNAGHKDFVGYSFAAMHRFDYTPADCKDFHDAVEKVVVPFKRKLDAQRREKMGVDPLRPWDLAVDPLGRDPLKPFKGGVDMVAKSKAAFEAIDPRLAKMFATLGDGSNSNGPADGALMDLDSRKGKGPGGYQYMRDRVREPFIFMNAAGLHRDVETMVHEAGHAFHSMMCNDEPLLHYRHSPIEFAEVASMSMELLSMPHWGGPNGFYSDKANHARAMREQLEGSISMLAWIATIDAFQHFIYSNPEHTHEQRTEQWLELDDRFGSEVSWDGLQRERETQWQRQLHLFSHPFYYIEYGIAQLGSLQLWMRSLDEGEAVAIDAYLHALSLGGSRPLPELFEAAGIKLDFSVETIARLAERVEAELAKLPE; this comes from the coding sequence ATGACTACCGCCGCCACTCCGACCGGCCTGGTGCCCGAAGACATCGACGCCACGAACTGGGACAACCTGCGCCCACTGTTCGACGAGCTGGCTGACCGCGAGGTCGCTGGCAAGGCCGAACTCGAGCAATGGCTGGTCGACCGTAGCGAGCTCGAGGCCGCGTGCAGTGAGGCGCAGGCAAACCTGTATATCGCGATGACGTGCGATACCGCGAGCGATGAGAAGCGGAAGGCCTACACGAACTTCCTGGAGAACGTTGCGCCAAAGCTCAAGCCCGCTGGCTTTCAGCTCGACCAGCGGCAGGTGGAGTTGGCCGAGAAGTTCGGCCTGGGCGGCGAGCGGTACGAGGTGCTGGCCCGCGACGTGAAGGCCGACGTGGAGCTGTTCCGCGACGAGAACGTGCCGATCCAGACCGAGGTCGACAAGGTCGAGCAGACGTACACCGAGACGGTGGGCGCGATGACCGTCGAGTTCGATGGGGAAGAGAAGACGCTGCCGCAGATGGGGGTGTATCTCCAGGAGACCGATCGGGACGTCCGCGAGAAGGCGTGGCGCGGCATCGCCGACCGGCGGCTCCAGGATGCGACCAAGATCAACGGCATCTACGACCGGCTGATCGAGCTTCGCCACCAGATGGCCCAGAACGCCGGGCACAAGGACTTCGTGGGCTACTCGTTCGCCGCGATGCACCGGTTCGATTACACACCGGCGGATTGCAAGGACTTCCATGACGCCGTGGAGAAGGTCGTCGTGCCGTTCAAGCGTAAGCTCGACGCGCAGCGTCGTGAGAAGATGGGCGTTGATCCGCTGCGGCCATGGGATCTGGCCGTTGATCCGTTGGGACGCGACCCGCTCAAGCCGTTCAAGGGCGGCGTGGACATGGTGGCCAAGTCGAAGGCCGCGTTCGAGGCGATCGACCCCAGGCTGGCAAAGATGTTCGCCACCCTGGGCGACGGCAGCAACAGCAACGGGCCTGCCGACGGTGCGCTCATGGACCTGGACAGCCGCAAGGGCAAGGGCCCGGGCGGGTACCAATACATGCGTGATCGCGTGCGCGAGCCGTTCATCTTCATGAATGCCGCGGGGCTGCATCGCGACGTGGAGACGATGGTGCACGAGGCAGGCCATGCGTTCCACAGCATGATGTGCAACGACGAGCCGCTGCTGCACTACCGGCATAGCCCGATCGAGTTCGCCGAGGTGGCGAGCATGTCGATGGAACTGCTCAGCATGCCGCACTGGGGCGGGCCCAACGGCTTCTACAGCGACAAGGCCAATCATGCCCGGGCCATGCGTGAGCAGCTCGAGGGCAGCATCTCGATGCTGGCGTGGATCGCGACGATCGACGCGTTCCAGCACTTTATCTATAGCAATCCAGAGCACACGCACGAGCAGCGCACGGAGCAGTGGCTCGAGCTGGACGACCGATTTGGCAGCGAAGTGTCGTGGGACGGCCTGCAGCGCGAGCGTGAGACGCAGTGGCAGCGCCAGTTGCACCTGTTCAGCCACCCGTTCTATTACATCGAGTACGGCATCGCCCAGCTCGGCTCTCTCCAGCTCTGGATGCGCTCGCTCGACGAGGGCGAAGCGGTCGCGATCGATGCGTACCTGCACGCGTTGTCGCTCGGCGGCTCGCGGCCGCTACCCGAATTGTTCGAGGCGGCGGGCATCAAGCTTGATTTCTCGGTCGAGACGATCGCTCGTCTTGCCGAACGTGTCGAAGCGGAGCTGGCAAAGCTGCCCGAGTAA
- the rpsG gene encoding 30S ribosomal protein S7, translating into MAGRITASEDQLRPDPRYNDITLAKFINCVMRDGKKTRATRVIYDAMDLIDARLKKESNPDAPEDALTLFLMAIDNVKPYVEVRSKRIGGANYQVPQPVKGRRQQSLAFRWIITSARGEKGRPMAGRIADELYNAARGEGKAMTTRDQVHRMADANKAFAHFA; encoded by the coding sequence ATGGCCGGTCGGATTACCGCTTCCGAGGACCAACTGCGTCCCGATCCCCGTTACAACGACATCACCCTGGCGAAGTTCATCAACTGCGTGATGCGCGATGGCAAGAAGACCCGCGCCACCAGGGTCATCTACGACGCGATGGACCTGATCGACGCCCGCCTGAAGAAGGAGAGCAACCCGGACGCCCCCGAGGACGCCCTGACGCTCTTTCTGATGGCCATCGATAACGTCAAGCCCTACGTCGAGGTGCGCTCGAAGCGCATCGGTGGTGCCAACTACCAGGTGCCCCAGCCCGTGAAGGGCCGCCGCCAGCAGAGCCTCGCGTTCCGCTGGATCATTACGAGCGCTCGGGGTGAGAAGGGCCGCCCGATGGCCGGCCGCATCGCCGACGAGCTCTACAACGCCGCCCGCGGCGAGGGCAAGGCGATGACCACTCGCGATCAGGTCCACCGCATGGCCGACGCGAACAAGGCGTTCGCTCACTTCGCGTAA
- a CDS encoding SDR family oxidoreductase, translating to MSTIDINGKVALVTGANRGIGKAITETLLENGVSKVYAAVRKPESAQPLIDKYGDQVEAIRFDLTDEASIKAAAGTASDTQIVIANAGVLRTSSALDDDAIDSIEFEMNSNVYGLMRIARAFAPVLKANGGGALVQLNSVVSVKTFPDMATYCASKAASYAITQALRAQLGEQGTAVFSVHPGPIATDMGSQAGLDDVAEPPSLVANAILKAFKTGEFHIWPDSMAKQIGDAYQSFAQNVVEAEMAEA from the coding sequence ATGAGCACCATCGACATCAACGGCAAGGTTGCCCTGGTCACCGGCGCCAATCGCGGCATCGGCAAGGCCATCACAGAGACCCTCCTCGAGAACGGGGTATCCAAGGTCTACGCCGCCGTGCGCAAGCCCGAGAGCGCCCAACCGCTCATCGACAAATACGGCGATCAAGTCGAGGCCATCAGATTTGACCTGACCGACGAAGCGAGCATCAAGGCCGCCGCGGGCACCGCGTCGGATACGCAGATCGTCATCGCCAACGCCGGCGTGCTCCGCACGTCCAGCGCCCTGGACGACGACGCGATCGACTCGATCGAGTTCGAGATGAACAGCAATGTGTACGGGCTCATGCGCATTGCCCGAGCGTTCGCCCCGGTGCTCAAGGCCAACGGCGGCGGCGCCCTCGTGCAGCTCAACTCGGTCGTATCGGTCAAGACGTTCCCCGACATGGCCACGTACTGCGCCTCAAAGGCCGCCTCGTACGCCATCACCCAGGCGCTGCGGGCGCAGCTCGGCGAGCAGGGCACCGCCGTGTTCAGCGTACACCCGGGCCCCATCGCCACCGACATGGGCAGCCAGGCCGGCCTCGACGACGTGGCCGAGCCGCCAAGCCTGGTCGCCAACGCGATCCTCAAGGCGTTCAAGACCGGGGAGTTTCACATCTGGCCCGACAGTATGGCCAAGCAGATTGGCGACGCCTACCAGAGCTTCGCCCAGAACGTCGTGGAGGCCGAGATGGCCGAGGCCTGA
- the rpsL gene encoding 30S ribosomal protein S12 — MPTINQLCRKPRRTPKVKSKVRDIEGCPQRRGVCLSVKTMTPKKPNSALRKVARVRLSNGREVTAYIGGEGHNLQEHSIVLVRGGRVPDLPGVRYHVVRGAQDSLGVDGRKQGRSKYGTKKGK, encoded by the coding sequence ATGCCGACGATCAATCAACTCTGCCGCAAGCCCCGCCGGACGCCCAAGGTGAAGTCCAAGGTGCGTGACATCGAGGGCTGCCCCCAGCGTCGCGGCGTGTGCCTGAGCGTGAAGACGATGACGCCCAAGAAGCCCAACTCGGCGCTTCGCAAGGTGGCCCGTGTTCGCCTGAGCAACGGCCGCGAGGTCACGGCCTACATCGGTGGCGAGGGCCACAACCTCCAGGAACACTCCATCGTGCTCGTGCGCGGCGGACGCGTGCCCGACCTGCCCGGCGTGCGCTACCACGTCGTGCGCGGTGCGCAGGACAGCCTGGGTGTCGACGGTCGCAAGCAGGGCCGCTCGAAGTACGGCACCAAGAAGGGCAAGTAA